GTAATCCCAACGATTATTTCGCAACTTTTGTCAGGTGTAAATGAAATTAAATTGGGTTCATTAACGCCAACACGTGATTTTAATTATGTGAAGGATACAGCTAATGGTTTCATTGAAATTTCTAAGTCTGAAAAAACAATTGGTGAAGAAATTAACATTGCAACTCAAAAAGAAATTTCAATAGGGCAACTTGCCCAAGAGTTAATAAACCAGATTAACCCAAAAGCAACTATAATTTGTGATGAAGAGCGGTTAAGACCTGAGAACAGTGAAGTAAACAGACTATTAGGGTCAAATAAAAAGATTAAACAGCTTACGAATTGGGAACCAAAATATACATTTGAACTTGGTTTACAAGAGACAATAGAGTTCTTTAAGAATAATCTAGATAAATATAAAACAGACATTTATAATATTTAAATTTGGAGTGTGCGTAAATGAATATGTTTATACCGCTTTCAGTTCCAAACCTAAAGGGTAATGAACTTAAATATGTTTCGGAAGCTATTGAAAGTGAGTGGGTATCTACAGGCGGGGAATTTATTAACAAATTTGAAAAATCAATTGCTGATTATTTAGGTGTAAAAAGTGCAGTAGCATGTCAAAGTGGTACAGCAGGGCTTCACTTGGCACTAAGAGTACTTGGTGTTGGTGAAAATGATGAGGTTATTGTCCCCACTTTAACATTTATAGCAGCTGTTAATCCAGTTACTTATATGGGGGCTAATCCAGTGTTTATGGATTGTGATGACTCATTGTGTATGGACATGGAAAAAGTAAAGATGTTTTGTGAAACTTCTTGCGAATTTGTAAATGGCAATCTTGTTAATAAAATAACAGGACGAAAAGTGAAAGCAATTTTAATTGTCCATGTATTTGGAAATATGGCTAATTTAGAAGTAGCAATAGATATTGCGCAAAAATATAATTTGAAAGTTATTGAAGATGCCACTGAAGCTTTGGGAACATACTATACAGAAGGCAAATATAATGGGAAATATGCTGGAACAATTGGTGATATGGGCATTTATTCTTTTAATGGGAATAAAATTATCACAACTGGCGGTGGGGGAATGCTTGTTTCAAATGATATTAACTTGCTTGATAAGGCTAAATATCTTTCTACTCAAGCAAAAGATGATGCAGTTAATTTTATACATAATGACATAGGGTATAATTACAGAATGACCAATCTACAAGCAGCAGTTGGGTTGGCGCAACTTGAACAATTAGAGACTTTTATTGAAATTAAAAAGCGCAACTTCCATTTATACAAAGACCAAATTGCAGACATTATGGGTCTTACCCTTTTGAATTTTAACACTGACATAAGACCTAACTATTGGTTCTATTCGCTTTATATTAAAGCAGAAGAGTATGGGCATAATAAACAAGAATTGATTGAGCTTTTAAGTAAAAATAATATCCAAACCCGACCAATTTGGGGATTAATTCACCTTCAAAAACCATATCAGATATGCCAAACATTTAAGATAGAAAAAGCTTTATTATATTCGGATAATATCCTCAATATTCCTTGTAGTAGTAATTTATCCACTTCAGATGTACTAAGAGTGGTAACAATACTGAAAAAAGGACAAAAAGGTAGAGACTAAATGGAAATAAAAAATCTGATTGTTTCTGAGTCAACAACTATATTGAATACAATGAAAACACTTGATGCTACGGGTAAAAGAGTAGCATTAGTTTGTAACGAGAGTAAACTTCTTGGAGTAGTAACTGATGGTGACATAAGAAGATTTATTTTGTCAAATGGGAATTTAAACTCAGAGGTTAAAGAAATTACTAATTATAATTATAAATATGTAGATGTTAACAATCAGGAATCTGCTTTTGAAGTGATGAAGAAATACTCTTTAAGCTGTGTACCTGTCATTGATAAACATAAAAATATTATTAGTATTGTATTTTGGAATGACGAAAAAATTATTATGCAGAATAAATTTGTCGATTCTGTTCCTGTTATTATCATGGCGGGTGGGAAAGGTACTCGGCTTTACCCATATACTAAGGTATTACCAAAACCTTTGATTCCAGTTGGTGATAAAACCATTACCGAGCATATTATGGACAGATTTGAAAGTGCTGGTTGTACCGACTTTTTTATGATAGTTAATCATAAAAGAAACATGATAAAATCTTATTTCTCAGATGAGGACCTTTCTTACAACGTTAAGTATATTGATGAAAATAATGCAATGGGTACTGGTGGAGGGCTTAAACTCCTGAAAGGTACTATTGAGGAAACCTTTTTTATGACAAATTGTGATATTTTACTCGAGTATGATTATAGTAAAATTTATGAACATCATAAGAAAAACAAACACATTATAACAATTGTCTGCGCAATAAAGAATATAGAGATTCCTTATGGAACAGTTGAAATTAATAATGTTGGACAAATAATCTCATTAATAGAGAAGCCGAATTTATCATTATTAACAAATACTGGATTTTATATAATTGAACCAGATTTTCTAAATTATATTCCAGATGACACTTTTATTCATATTACAGATGTTATTCAAAAATGTATTGAAAATGGTGAAAGCATTGGAATGTTTCCTGTAACTGAAAAATGCTGGTACGATATGGGGCAACACGAAAAAATGGAGGAAATGTCTAAGTATTTAGAACAGTTAAAAGTACAAAAATGAAAAGTATACATGAGAAACTTTTGTTAATTGGCGGTGGAGGGCACTGTAGTTCTGTGATTGATGTTTTACAAGAAAATAACTCGTTTG
Above is a genomic segment from Neobacillus endophyticus containing:
- a CDS encoding LegC family aminotransferase, whose amino-acid sequence is MNMFIPLSVPNLKGNELKYVSEAIESEWVSTGGEFINKFEKSIADYLGVKSAVACQSGTAGLHLALRVLGVGENDEVIVPTLTFIAAVNPVTYMGANPVFMDCDDSLCMDMEKVKMFCETSCEFVNGNLVNKITGRKVKAILIVHVFGNMANLEVAIDIAQKYNLKVIEDATEALGTYYTEGKYNGKYAGTIGDMGIYSFNGNKIITTGGGGMLVSNDINLLDKAKYLSTQAKDDAVNFIHNDIGYNYRMTNLQAAVGLAQLEQLETFIEIKKRNFHLYKDQIADIMGLTLLNFNTDIRPNYWFYSLYIKAEEYGHNKQELIELLSKNNIQTRPIWGLIHLQKPYQICQTFKIEKALLYSDNILNIPCSSNLSTSDVLRVVTILKKGQKGRD
- a CDS encoding sugar phosphate nucleotidyltransferase codes for the protein MEIKNLIVSESTTILNTMKTLDATGKRVALVCNESKLLGVVTDGDIRRFILSNGNLNSEVKEITNYNYKYVDVNNQESAFEVMKKYSLSCVPVIDKHKNIISIVFWNDEKIIMQNKFVDSVPVIIMAGGKGTRLYPYTKVLPKPLIPVGDKTITEHIMDRFESAGCTDFFMIVNHKRNMIKSYFSDEDLSYNVKYIDENNAMGTGGGLKLLKGTIEETFFMTNCDILLEYDYSKIYEHHKKNKHIITIVCAIKNIEIPYGTVEINNVGQIISLIEKPNLSLLTNTGFYIIEPDFLNYIPDDTFIHITDVIQKCIENGESIGMFPVTEKCWYDMGQHEKMEEMSKYLEQLKVQK